In one Aeromicrobium erythreum genomic region, the following are encoded:
- a CDS encoding ABC transporter ATP-binding protein — translation MTTSPPAVVARAHEVHQSYGRSLALAGASVQVVEGERVAVTGRSGSGKSTLLLALAGVLRPQSGTVEVVGHDLDTLDDAQRTRLRRREIGLVLQFGQLVPELTALQNVAFPLLLEKSARDAAEAAAHHWLDRLGVGDLAGQRPGELSGGEQQRVAIARALVTSPRLVLADEPTGALDTVTAEEVLDVMRTATAESGAALVVVTHDNRVAAALDREVVLRDGRVVSEEAAR, via the coding sequence ATGACCACGTCCCCGCCCGCCGTCGTCGCACGCGCTCACGAGGTGCACCAGTCCTACGGCCGTTCGCTCGCCCTCGCAGGCGCCTCCGTCCAGGTGGTGGAAGGTGAGCGGGTGGCGGTCACCGGGCGGTCCGGGTCCGGCAAGTCGACGCTGCTGCTCGCCCTGGCGGGTGTCCTCAGGCCGCAGTCGGGGACGGTCGAGGTCGTCGGGCACGACCTCGACACCCTCGACGACGCACAGCGCACGCGGCTGCGGCGGCGAGAGATCGGTCTGGTGCTCCAGTTCGGGCAGCTCGTCCCCGAGCTCACGGCCCTGCAGAACGTGGCCTTCCCGCTGCTGCTCGAGAAGTCGGCGCGAGACGCGGCCGAGGCCGCCGCCCACCACTGGCTGGATCGGCTCGGGGTCGGGGACCTCGCCGGTCAGCGACCGGGCGAGCTCTCCGGCGGCGAGCAGCAACGGGTCGCGATCGCCCGCGCGCTCGTCACGTCGCCGCGCCTCGTGCTCGCCGACGAGCCGACCGGCGCGCTCGACACCGTCACCGCCGAGGAGGTGCTCGACGTCATGCGCACCGCCACGGCGGAGTCCGGTGCGGCCCTCGTCGTGGTCACCCACGACAACCGCGTCGCCGCAGCCCTCGACCGCGAGGTCGTGCTGCGCGACGGTCGTGTCGTCAGCGAGGAGGCGGCGCGATGA
- a CDS encoding PadR family transcriptional regulator: MALAHVLLGILADGPAHGYDVKRAHDARFPAAKPLAYGQVYATLSKLSDDGAVEVVETADPSGGPERITYALTDEGRSRLQAWLDDVEPPAPAAADDVVRKTITALHAGGDAVAYLRRQREAHLEAMRRLVRERDAATDVAARVSVDHAVAHLDADLQWLQAAADRFARASLEPRRPSSAGVTR; this comes from the coding sequence ATGGCTCTCGCCCACGTGCTGCTCGGCATCCTCGCCGACGGACCCGCGCACGGCTACGACGTGAAGCGCGCCCACGACGCCCGCTTCCCAGCAGCCAAGCCGCTCGCCTACGGGCAGGTGTACGCGACGCTCAGCAAGCTGTCGGACGACGGGGCGGTCGAGGTGGTGGAGACTGCGGACCCGTCGGGCGGTCCCGAGCGCATCACGTACGCCCTGACGGACGAAGGTCGCAGCCGCCTGCAGGCGTGGCTCGACGACGTCGAGCCCCCCGCGCCTGCGGCGGCGGACGACGTCGTCCGCAAGACGATCACCGCCCTTCATGCTGGAGGCGACGCCGTCGCCTACCTCCGCCGGCAGCGCGAGGCCCACCTCGAGGCCATGCGCCGGCTCGTTCGAGAGCGTGACGCTGCCACCGACGTCGCCGCGCGTGTCAGCGTCGACCATGCCGTCGCCCACCTCGACGCCGACCTGCAGTGGCTCCAGGCCGCCGCCGACCGCTTTGCGCGAGCCTCCCTCGAACCCCGACGCCCCTCCAGTGCAGGAGTCACCCGATGA
- a CDS encoding NADP-dependent oxidoreductase: MTYAQYGDDDVLELTDQPTPKVGPGEILVEVRAASVNPVDWKLMSGGLDAMMDVRFPVVPGWDVAGVVSAVGIDTPEFAVGDEVVAYNRQDYVHRGTFAELTTVPVRAAARKPRDLSWEEAASLPLAGLTAFQALERLEVGPEDTVLVHGAGGGVGSFAVQLAARAFRARVIGSASASQHDRIRDLGGEPVEYGDGLVDAVRELAPDGVSVVLDLVGGVVEQTVAVLEDDGRHASIADPDVLEHGGLWLWVRPDADDLGRLVGLVDDGTVRVEVDGVYDLEDLADAFARSREGHVHGKLAIRVSED, from the coding sequence ATGACCTATGCCCAGTACGGCGACGACGACGTCCTCGAGCTCACCGACCAGCCGACCCCCAAGGTCGGGCCGGGCGAGATCCTCGTGGAGGTGCGCGCCGCCTCGGTCAACCCGGTCGACTGGAAGCTGATGAGTGGCGGCCTCGACGCGATGATGGACGTCCGCTTCCCGGTGGTCCCGGGCTGGGACGTCGCCGGCGTCGTCTCCGCCGTCGGCATCGACACCCCCGAGTTCGCGGTGGGTGACGAGGTCGTCGCCTACAACCGCCAGGACTACGTGCACCGCGGGACCTTCGCCGAGCTGACGACGGTGCCGGTGCGAGCCGCCGCCCGCAAGCCACGCGACCTGTCCTGGGAGGAGGCAGCGTCGCTGCCGCTCGCCGGACTCACGGCGTTCCAGGCGCTCGAGCGGCTCGAGGTCGGCCCCGAGGACACCGTGCTCGTCCACGGCGCCGGCGGCGGCGTCGGCTCCTTCGCCGTCCAGCTCGCGGCCCGTGCCTTCCGGGCCCGCGTGATCGGTTCGGCGTCCGCGTCGCAGCACGACCGCATCCGCGACCTCGGCGGCGAGCCCGTCGAGTACGGCGACGGTCTCGTCGACGCGGTCCGCGAGCTCGCGCCCGACGGCGTCTCGGTGGTGCTCGACCTCGTCGGCGGCGTGGTCGAGCAGACCGTCGCCGTGCTGGAGGACGACGGGCGCCACGCGTCCATCGCCGACCCCGACGTGCTCGAGCACGGTGGGCTCTGGCTGTGGGTCCGCCCCGACGCCGACGACCTCGGCCGCCTCGTCGGCCTGGTCGACGACGGCACCGTCCGCGTGGAGGTCGACGGCGTCTACGACCTCGAGGACCTCGCCGACGCGTTCGCGCGCAGCCGCGAGGGCCACGTCCACGGCAAGCTCGCCATCCGCGTCAGCGAGGACTGA
- a CDS encoding NUDIX hydrolase: MATPDFVLALRAKIGTDPLWLPGAIAVVCKDDLVLMVRRSDTGAWTPVTGIIDPGEQPAAAAVRETLEETGVVADPIRLASVDVSGEVVYPNGDRTRFVDLTFRLAWVSGEPYPADGENTEARWFPRDALPEMTAEMRTRVDAGLSDEVSARFKTSPPD; this comes from the coding sequence ATGGCCACCCCGGACTTCGTCCTCGCCCTGCGCGCCAAGATCGGCACGGACCCGCTCTGGCTGCCGGGCGCCATCGCCGTCGTGTGCAAGGACGATCTCGTACTGATGGTGCGCAGATCCGACACCGGTGCGTGGACGCCGGTGACCGGCATCATCGATCCCGGCGAGCAACCTGCTGCGGCAGCCGTGCGCGAGACCCTCGAGGAGACTGGCGTGGTCGCCGATCCGATCCGACTCGCCTCGGTCGACGTCAGCGGCGAGGTCGTCTACCCCAACGGTGACCGAACCCGGTTCGTCGACCTGACGTTTCGACTGGCTTGGGTCTCGGGCGAGCCCTACCCGGCAGACGGCGAGAACACGGAGGCTCGCTGGTTCCCGCGCGATGCGCTGCCCGAGATGACCGCGGAGATGCGCACGCGCGTCGACGCGGGGCTCTCGGACGAGGTGTCCGCTCGTTTCAAGACGTCGCCGCCCGACTGA
- a CDS encoding LysE family translocator, giving the protein MATYLSFLAFAALLAVAPGPDTFLTLRASVVGGRRRGLFTAAGISTAGALQGLLAAMGLGAVLAASEPVFQTIRWAGVVYLTWLGVGALRAALRRDGSAWTVGSGRAQVRRRTAFRQGFVCNVTNPKVLAFNLAVLPQFVGHDQGVAVLAAYALTLVVVGAVVLLAVVVAASGAASRIARPGFRRGVDGGTGVVMLGFATALAAEG; this is encoded by the coding sequence GTGGCGACCTACCTCTCCTTCCTGGCGTTCGCAGCGCTCCTCGCCGTCGCGCCGGGCCCCGACACCTTCCTGACCCTGCGCGCCAGCGTGGTCGGCGGACGACGTCGGGGCCTGTTCACCGCGGCCGGCATCTCGACGGCCGGTGCGCTGCAGGGCCTGCTGGCCGCCATGGGTCTCGGCGCGGTGCTCGCCGCGTCGGAGCCGGTGTTCCAGACCATCCGCTGGGCCGGCGTCGTCTACCTGACGTGGCTGGGCGTCGGGGCCCTGCGCGCGGCGCTGCGTCGCGACGGGTCGGCCTGGACCGTCGGCTCCGGTCGCGCCCAGGTGCGTCGACGCACCGCCTTCCGGCAGGGCTTCGTCTGCAACGTGACGAACCCGAAGGTGCTCGCGTTCAACCTGGCCGTGCTGCCGCAGTTCGTCGGCCACGACCAGGGGGTCGCGGTGCTCGCGGCCTACGCGTTGACGCTCGTGGTCGTCGGCGCGGTCGTGCTGCTCGCGGTCGTCGTGGCCGCCTCGGGCGCGGCGTCGCGCATCGCCCGCCCTGGCTTCCGCCGCGGCGTGGACGGCGGCACGGGCGTGGTCATGCTCGGCTTCGCGACCGCCCTCGCCGCCGAGGGCTGA
- a CDS encoding DoxX family protein, translated as MSTIARTLDHRRHATAQDLGLLIGRAVVGVTFVVHGWQKWSGGIGGTQDGFAAMGVPLADVSAVALATLEVVGGALLVLGALTTVVAPLLGLGMLGAAWYAHRDAFLVSDGGSEFVLVLAAVAFLLALVGPGSWSVDALAARGRR; from the coding sequence ATGTCCACCATCGCTCGCACGCTCGACCACCGCCGCCACGCCACCGCGCAGGACCTCGGCCTCCTCATCGGGCGGGCGGTCGTCGGCGTCACGTTCGTCGTCCACGGCTGGCAGAAGTGGTCCGGCGGCATCGGCGGGACGCAGGACGGCTTCGCCGCGATGGGCGTGCCGCTGGCCGACGTGTCCGCGGTCGCGCTGGCCACGCTCGAGGTGGTCGGCGGCGCCCTGCTGGTGCTCGGCGCGCTGACGACCGTCGTCGCCCCGCTGCTCGGGCTCGGCATGCTCGGCGCGGCCTGGTACGCCCACCGCGACGCGTTCCTCGTCTCCGACGGCGGGTCGGAGTTCGTGCTCGTCCTCGCGGCCGTGGCGTTCCTGCTCGCGCTCGTCGGACCCGGCAGCTGGAGCGTCGACGCGCTCGCCGCGCGTGGCCGCCGCTGA
- a CDS encoding universal stress protein, with amino-acid sequence MTTIVAGYVPTPEGEAALAWALAQAQRDSARLTVVATPGADTAEAISEEQQIDALQARLAEAGVEGDVVHFRGAGGAADSILDHAKGDDVSLVVIGQRRRSPVGKLVLGSTSQRILLEADAPVVAVKA; translated from the coding sequence ATGACCACGATCGTCGCCGGATACGTCCCGACCCCCGAGGGTGAGGCCGCGCTCGCGTGGGCACTCGCCCAGGCCCAGCGCGACTCCGCGCGGCTCACGGTGGTCGCGACGCCGGGCGCCGACACGGCCGAGGCGATCTCGGAGGAGCAGCAGATCGACGCGCTGCAGGCGCGGCTGGCGGAGGCCGGCGTCGAGGGCGACGTCGTGCACTTCCGCGGCGCCGGCGGTGCCGCCGACTCGATCCTCGACCACGCGAAGGGCGACGACGTGTCGCTCGTGGTCATCGGCCAGCGACGCCGCTCGCCCGTCGGCAAGCTGGTGCTTGGCAGCACCTCGCAGCGCATCCTCCTCGAGGCCGACGCGCCCGTCGTGGCCGTCAAGGCCTGA
- a CDS encoding TetR/AcrR family transcriptional regulator: MSRPSRFDVARRRAAVARAFDEGVGPEQVATELDVHPATIYRWAGELTGSRAEQRSDGHEDVSSRLVRSAQQLLREHEYAAVTMKMLAGGAGVSVRSAYQRFDTKQDVFGAAVDAAATEIIERIAQETPRHLSPEPLEQLEELLVVAARCVYAVQGAHVLFCDVGLPREVVDTGRWHQLFVDVVARLLHEAQRLGQLGPDDDPDHLAVGIVAGVRGVHAAVLGGSTDATTGQRLVRVLAQVGSTSPRVVGG; the protein is encoded by the coding sequence GTGAGCCGACCGTCCCGCTTCGACGTCGCGCGACGTCGCGCCGCGGTCGCCCGCGCCTTCGACGAGGGGGTGGGCCCCGAGCAGGTCGCGACCGAGCTCGACGTCCACCCCGCCACGATCTACCGGTGGGCGGGAGAGCTCACCGGGAGCCGCGCCGAGCAGCGTTCCGACGGGCACGAGGACGTGTCGAGCCGGCTGGTGCGCAGCGCCCAGCAGCTCCTGCGCGAGCACGAGTACGCGGCCGTCACCATGAAGATGCTGGCGGGCGGCGCCGGGGTCTCCGTGCGGTCCGCCTACCAGCGCTTCGACACCAAGCAGGACGTCTTCGGTGCCGCCGTCGACGCGGCCGCGACCGAGATCATCGAGCGGATCGCGCAGGAGACGCCTCGCCACCTCAGCCCGGAGCCCCTGGAGCAGCTGGAGGAGCTCCTGGTGGTCGCGGCGCGATGCGTCTACGCCGTCCAGGGCGCCCACGTGCTGTTCTGCGACGTCGGCCTCCCGCGCGAGGTCGTCGACACCGGCCGCTGGCACCAGCTGTTCGTCGACGTGGTCGCGCGGCTCCTGCACGAGGCGCAGCGGCTCGGCCAGCTCGGCCCGGACGACGACCCCGACCACCTCGCCGTCGGGATCGTCGCCGGGGTCCGCGGCGTGCACGCCGCCGTCCTCGGTGGATCGACCGACGCGACCACCGGCCAACGACTCGTCCGCGTCCTCGCTCAGGTCGGCTCGACGTCGCCGCGTGTGGTCGGCGGCTGA
- a CDS encoding SDR family NAD(P)-dependent oxidoreductase: protein MLEADLADLGSLERAARELRERTPSVDVLVNNAGIMLAPDVRTVDGLPLQMGTNHLGHFAWTAHLWTHLAPAGRVVTVSSVAAASARRLDLDAWAASSTRRRDRRWRAYAESKLANLLFTRELARRLSAGASARTAVAAHPGLAATEITQTGMAMGHPVLGWLLTRAIRPGLQSAHAGAQPILRAALDPTLSSGDCVGPSWPGHTRGRPVLVRMPSRAHDEELAARLWSASEQAVGLAFPV, encoded by the coding sequence CTGCTCGAGGCGGACCTCGCCGACCTGGGGTCGCTGGAGCGCGCGGCGCGAGAGCTCCGGGAGCGGACGCCGTCGGTCGACGTCCTCGTCAACAACGCCGGCATCATGCTCGCGCCCGACGTCCGCACCGTCGACGGCCTCCCGCTGCAGATGGGGACGAACCACCTCGGCCACTTCGCCTGGACCGCGCACCTGTGGACCCACCTGGCGCCCGCCGGCCGCGTCGTCACGGTGAGCTCGGTCGCCGCCGCCAGCGCGCGACGCCTCGACCTCGACGCGTGGGCTGCGTCGTCGACGCGACGCCGTGACCGGCGGTGGCGCGCCTACGCGGAGTCCAAGCTCGCGAACCTGCTGTTCACGCGGGAGCTGGCCCGACGACTCTCGGCAGGCGCGAGCGCGCGGACGGCCGTGGCGGCGCATCCCGGCCTGGCCGCGACCGAGATCACGCAGACCGGCATGGCGATGGGCCACCCGGTGCTCGGGTGGCTCCTGACCCGCGCGATCCGACCCGGTCTGCAGAGCGCGCACGCCGGCGCCCAGCCGATCCTGCGAGCCGCCCTCGACCCCACGCTCTCGTCGGGCGACTGCGTCGGACCCTCGTGGCCGGGCCACACCCGGGGCCGCCCCGTCCTCGTGCGCATGCCGTCCCGCGCGCACGACGAGGAGCTCGCCGCGCGCCTCTGGTCGGCCTCCGAGCAGGCGGTGGGTCTCGCGTTCCCCGTCTGA
- a CDS encoding SDR family NAD(P)-dependent oxidoreductase, which produces MTWTPPPDVTGTRVVLTGATGGLGFHVARSLADRGAEVYMTVRDLRRGAGLVERLTEEAPQARM; this is translated from the coding sequence ATGACCTGGACACCTCCGCCGGACGTGACCGGCACACGCGTCGTGCTGACCGGTGCCACCGGCGGCCTCGGCTTCCACGTGGCACGTTCGCTGGCGGACCGTGGGGCCGAGGTCTACATGACCGTGCGCGACCTCCGCCGCGGCGCCGGGCTCGTCGAGCGGCTGACCGAAGAAGCCCCGCAGGCGCGTATGTAG